From a region of the uncultured Desulfatiglans sp. genome:
- a CDS encoding Fe-S cluster domain protein, translating to MVGGLLLLGGLGLLCGAGLAVASKIFYVYVDPKVEAVSEALPGANCGGCGYPGCGANAAAIVAGESSPSSCVAGGEELAQEIARILGVSVTAREPDLAKPGCTYGWDKADLKFLYDGIQDCRAAALLSGGSKICPVGCLGLGTCVRACPFNALSMGEDNLPVVDLTRCTGCGTCERVCPKGIITLSSNTRRILHEYTTDECTAPCQRACPAGIDIPVYIRQIRDGEYLEAVRTIKKTNPFPAVCGRICVHPCEFECRRNLVDEPVAINHLKRFASDYERRSGERVHVPRAPETGHRIAVVGGGAEGLTAAYLINRLGHDAAVFESKEMLGGLLRIGLPENRLPRDVLDWEIDGILDAGIAAHTGERLGSDFTVASLMAEGYEAVVIATGGWDTQLTERRPESPLTPLPGVRLLIDLALRAQAGEPFQCGNRVMILGGGRAAIQMALTCKEQGTDEVYLVVRTTQENTHYPADLLNKAREQGVRFYHGSALTRMIGEGDRLTQAEITPNMDGAEGVSEPIMLQIDTIIVGAGRFPELIYTKQPSEGEPSTSASTAVKWETLFPYASPFAKEDIGIFRPGEVTSDYKAVVEAIGAGRRAASSLHRFLNGEQVTAPAHMIRQDTRVLSLDQLEPVSSAPREKMPERPPQELVNDPSAEIALGYSEEQARTEAGRCLQCGLICYRREASPSS from the coding sequence ATGGTTGGCGGTCTGTTACTCTTGGGCGGGTTGGGCTTGCTCTGCGGTGCCGGCCTTGCCGTTGCATCCAAGATTTTTTACGTCTACGTCGACCCGAAGGTCGAGGCCGTCAGTGAGGCCCTGCCCGGCGCGAACTGCGGCGGCTGCGGCTACCCAGGTTGCGGTGCGAACGCTGCGGCCATCGTTGCGGGTGAATCGTCGCCCAGTTCCTGCGTCGCCGGTGGTGAGGAACTGGCCCAGGAGATCGCCCGGATTCTCGGCGTCTCTGTGACCGCCCGCGAACCGGACCTCGCCAAGCCCGGGTGCACCTACGGCTGGGACAAGGCCGATCTCAAATTCTTGTACGACGGCATCCAGGATTGCCGGGCCGCGGCTCTCCTGAGCGGCGGTTCGAAGATCTGTCCGGTCGGCTGCCTCGGTCTCGGAACCTGTGTCCGGGCCTGTCCCTTCAACGCCCTCTCCATGGGCGAGGACAATCTCCCCGTCGTCGACCTGACTCGCTGCACGGGATGCGGAACCTGCGAGCGCGTATGTCCCAAAGGGATCATCACCCTCAGTTCCAACACCCGCCGAATCCTCCACGAATACACCACCGACGAATGCACGGCGCCGTGCCAACGCGCCTGCCCGGCCGGCATCGATATCCCGGTCTATATCCGTCAGATCCGCGACGGGGAATACCTCGAAGCGGTCCGGACCATCAAGAAGACCAATCCTTTCCCCGCGGTCTGCGGGCGGATCTGCGTGCACCCCTGTGAGTTCGAATGCCGGAGGAACCTGGTCGATGAACCGGTGGCCATCAACCACCTCAAGCGCTTTGCCTCCGATTATGAAAGACGTTCCGGTGAAAGGGTCCATGTGCCAAGGGCGCCCGAAACCGGCCATCGCATCGCGGTCGTCGGCGGCGGAGCCGAAGGCCTGACGGCGGCCTACCTCATCAATCGTCTCGGACACGACGCCGCCGTCTTCGAATCGAAAGAGATGCTCGGCGGTCTCTTGAGGATCGGCCTGCCCGAGAACCGCCTCCCGAGAGACGTCCTGGACTGGGAAATCGACGGCATCCTGGACGCCGGGATTGCGGCCCATACGGGGGAACGCCTGGGGTCCGATTTCACCGTCGCCTCCCTCATGGCGGAGGGGTATGAAGCTGTCGTCATCGCCACCGGCGGATGGGACACCCAGTTGACGGAACGCCGCCCGGAATCGCCGCTCACGCCTCTTCCGGGCGTACGGCTCCTGATCGATCTGGCGCTGCGTGCTCAAGCCGGGGAGCCGTTCCAATGCGGCAATCGCGTGATGATCCTCGGCGGGGGCCGCGCCGCGATACAGATGGCCCTCACATGCAAAGAACAGGGGACCGACGAGGTCTATCTCGTGGTCCGCACCACCCAGGAAAACACCCATTACCCCGCTGATCTGCTGAACAAGGCCCGTGAGCAGGGTGTCAGATTCTATCATGGGAGCGCGTTGACTCGCATGATCGGTGAGGGAGATCGTCTGACGCAGGCCGAGATCACCCCGAACATGGACGGCGCCGAGGGTGTCAGCGAGCCCATCATGCTTCAGATCGACACGATCATCGTCGGTGCCGGACGTTTCCCGGAGCTGATATACACCAAGCAGCCCTCCGAGGGAGAGCCCTCAACGAGCGCATCCACCGCGGTCAAGTGGGAAACCCTTTTCCCTTACGCCAGTCCGTTTGCGAAGGAAGACATCGGCATATTCCGGCCCGGGGAAGTGACGAGCGATTACAAGGCCGTTGTAGAGGCCATCGGCGCTGGGCGGCGCGCCGCTTCATCCCTTCACCGCTTTCTGAATGGCGAGCAGGTCACCGCCCCTGCGCATATGATCCGTCAGGATACGCGGGTGCTGAGCCTTGACCAGCTGGAGCCTGTAAGTTCGGCCCCGCGTGAGAAGATGCCCGAGAGACCACCCCAGGAACTCGTCAACGACCCGTCGGCTGAAATCGCCCTCGGTTACAGCGAGGAGCAGGCGCGGACGGAGGCCGGCCGCTGTCTGCAGTGCGGGCTTATCTGTTATCGGCGGGAGGCGTCACCGAGCAGTTGA
- a CDS encoding Positive regulator of sigma(E), RseC/MucC produces MAIEQGVVEQVSDTQAHIRMQRSPACASCGSRHMCYSDSNEDLLVEIDNTLKAKVGDRVEISMPTGSLLRLSVLVYCGPILAMIAGAYVGQTWAEAVGAEPTPASILGGIAALTSAFIGLKRYDRAAKAKGRFLPRMTRILPGQPAINCSVTPPADNR; encoded by the coding sequence ATGGCGATTGAACAAGGGGTCGTCGAGCAGGTCTCGGATACGCAGGCCCATATTCGGATGCAGCGAAGCCCGGCTTGCGCAAGCTGCGGTTCGCGTCACATGTGTTACAGCGATTCGAATGAAGATCTGCTCGTCGAAATCGACAATACACTGAAGGCCAAGGTAGGGGACCGCGTGGAGATCAGCATGCCCACAGGATCGCTGTTGCGGCTGTCAGTGCTGGTTTACTGCGGTCCAATCCTGGCGATGATAGCTGGGGCCTATGTGGGGCAAACCTGGGCAGAGGCGGTGGGCGCCGAGCCCACTCCCGCCTCGATCCTTGGAGGAATCGCTGCGTTGACTTCGGCCTTCATCGGTCTCAAACGCTACGATCGCGCCGCGAAGGCAAAAGGGAGGTTTCTGCCCAGAATGACCCGTATCTTGCCTGGCCAGCCGGCTATCAACTGCTCGGTGACGCCTCCCGCCGATAACAGATAA
- a CDS encoding Peptidase M24 → MCAACGVEPKKTDCQVIKMNFSEGIPNRSEYISPSSIFPIPADEIFARIRKIQAKLADAQLDGLLVVQRADLFYFTGTAQNGVLFIPVGGDPLLMVKRYLPRARQESAIRRIVPLPSVKNIPDLISAHTPQPYPAKMGMELDVMPVNEFRFYRGLLGCKECLDASPLILETRMIKSAWEMDRISDAADLSYRCFKFMQAHLRPGLSEIAFASMVEGYARELGHAGKLRVRDYQTEGYSWHILSGPSGGKVGLLDSPMSGEGSSPAFPCGAGPRKIQAHDPIMADLSYVLNGYHFDETRMLVLGDMPYKAREAYKAITEVHDCVLDAVRPGVSMNALFDCANRKASALGYEDAFLGPPGEKVRFIGHGIGVELIEPPIIALGKREVLQEGMVFALEPKLTFQDAFAAGIESVFRVTAKGHRLMSRTPRDILTCPL, encoded by the coding sequence GTGTGCGCTGCTTGCGGCGTGGAACCCAAAAAAACGGATTGTCAAGTCATTAAAATGAATTTTTCCGAAGGCATACCGAATCGTTCCGAATACATATCGCCCTCTTCCATATTTCCGATCCCCGCCGACGAGATCTTCGCACGCATCCGGAAAATCCAGGCCAAACTCGCTGACGCCCAACTCGACGGACTGCTTGTGGTGCAAAGGGCCGATCTCTTCTACTTCACAGGCACCGCCCAAAACGGCGTCCTCTTTATCCCGGTCGGGGGAGACCCCCTCCTCATGGTCAAACGCTACCTGCCGCGCGCCAGGCAGGAATCAGCCATCCGCCGGATCGTGCCCTTGCCTTCGGTCAAGAACATCCCGGACCTCATTTCCGCACACACGCCGCAGCCCTACCCTGCCAAAATGGGCATGGAACTCGACGTCATGCCCGTCAACGAGTTCCGCTTCTACCGGGGACTGCTCGGGTGCAAGGAATGCCTGGACGCCTCGCCGTTGATCCTCGAAACCCGCATGATCAAATCGGCCTGGGAGATGGACCGGATAAGCGATGCGGCCGACCTCTCCTATCGATGCTTTAAATTCATGCAGGCCCATCTGCGCCCCGGCCTGTCGGAGATCGCCTTTGCCAGCATGGTCGAGGGCTACGCGCGGGAACTCGGGCACGCTGGGAAACTGCGGGTCCGCGACTATCAGACGGAAGGGTATTCCTGGCACATCCTCAGTGGGCCGAGCGGCGGCAAGGTAGGCCTGCTCGACTCCCCCATGAGCGGCGAAGGCTCTTCGCCCGCCTTTCCCTGCGGGGCCGGCCCCCGGAAGATTCAAGCGCACGACCCGATCATGGCCGATCTAAGCTACGTCCTGAACGGTTACCATTTCGACGAAACGCGCATGCTCGTCCTGGGCGACATGCCTTACAAGGCGCGCGAGGCGTACAAGGCGATCACCGAGGTCCATGACTGCGTCCTCGATGCCGTTCGCCCCGGTGTCAGCATGAATGCGCTTTTCGACTGCGCCAACCGGAAGGCCTCCGCCCTCGGTTATGAAGACGCCTTTCTCGGACCGCCCGGCGAAAAGGTGCGTTTCATCGGCCACGGGATCGGGGTCGAACTGATCGAGCCGCCCATCATCGCCCTTGGCAAACGAGAGGTCCTTCAGGAGGGTATGGTATTCGCGCTGGAGCCTAAACTCACCTTCCAGGATGCCTTCGCCGCGGGCATCGAGAGCGTCTTTCGAGTCACCGCCAAAGGCCACCGCCTGATGAGCCGGACACCGCGCGATATCCTGACCTGTCCCCTCTAG
- a CDS encoding conserved exported hypothetical protein (Evidence 4 : Unknown function but conserved in other organisms), which produces MQRRGARGRSMRVALVLRLAVAVFFCIPAAGNGAGEPPDGFRRCLECHSGIERLDERHDFECGVCHLHAEERAAFRLASHEAVIRNPSDPSHADASCGGCHREEIARLRRSLHGTLAGIINQTRFLWGAQSAAEPPVYGMGGGLRPIPEPQEGGYAGGDPSALVDDFLRRRCLGCHIGTQGPSGYGLHRGTGCAACHVPHDASGRYKGDDPVLDRGRTGYAARHVFERPIPNERCLRCHRRNHTGADFEGLFERDLSRVYRPHGFGDPLAVNSAEPGYHQLAKDVHAERGMLCVDCHASQEVMGDGGVYASQRVSPGRGCEDCHGGWEEEAPPGGKPEGVKRFEASRGIRENEDRATPAHENQEAAEPDRRRVFDGKGGGGRRDLPLFDRTVPAHGVSGHRRVRCSACHAQWSFQDYGLSVVRLDLLSGDDWRGLTAQGDPDLQDVLEAHLAQRGGTSRPESLDRLSGRVRPGIWLTGWRFRRWEWLPLGVDHEGRICVMRPRHQYLVSYVDRSGQVQLDSVLPRRGDGSGRGWAFMPYIPHTIGPVGRPCEACHLNRVSAGLGVEADPTIDTVLTKVSEPALKCFRLLDLREIEALMNPPEEWGGIRLRALGCGQDLLAPTNSSGPSEEGGR; this is translated from the coding sequence GTGCAGAGGCGGGGCGCCAGGGGGCGGAGCATGCGGGTAGCTTTGGTTCTGCGGCTGGCTGTGGCGGTGTTTTTCTGCATTCCTGCTGCGGGCAACGGGGCTGGGGAGCCTCCGGACGGTTTTCGCCGCTGCCTGGAATGCCATTCCGGGATCGAACGGCTCGACGAGCGCCACGACTTCGAGTGCGGGGTCTGCCATCTGCATGCGGAGGAGCGTGCGGCGTTCAGGCTTGCTTCTCACGAGGCTGTGATCCGCAATCCGTCCGACCCGTCGCATGCCGATGCTTCCTGCGGGGGCTGCCACCGGGAGGAGATCGCACGGCTGCGGCGATCTCTGCACGGGACCCTTGCAGGGATCATCAACCAGACCCGCTTTCTCTGGGGCGCGCAGAGTGCCGCCGAACCGCCGGTTTACGGCATGGGAGGGGGACTCCGGCCGATCCCCGAGCCGCAGGAGGGCGGGTACGCCGGAGGCGATCCGTCCGCTCTGGTAGATGATTTTCTGCGCCGGCGCTGCCTCGGCTGTCATATCGGCACACAGGGGCCTTCGGGCTACGGTCTGCACCGCGGAACGGGCTGCGCCGCGTGCCATGTCCCTCATGATGCCTCTGGACGGTACAAAGGGGATGACCCGGTCCTGGACCGGGGCCGTACAGGATATGCGGCCAGACACGTCTTCGAGCGCCCGATCCCAAACGAGAGGTGCCTCCGCTGTCATCGACGGAATCATACAGGGGCGGATTTCGAGGGGCTTTTTGAGCGGGACCTGAGCCGGGTATACCGGCCGCATGGCTTTGGCGACCCGTTGGCGGTGAATTCTGCCGAGCCGGGATATCATCAACTCGCCAAGGATGTGCATGCCGAAAGAGGGATGCTCTGTGTGGATTGTCACGCCAGTCAGGAGGTCATGGGGGACGGCGGGGTCTATGCCTCTCAAAGGGTGTCTCCCGGCCGCGGGTGCGAGGACTGCCACGGGGGCTGGGAGGAGGAGGCACCCCCGGGCGGCAAGCCTGAGGGCGTAAAACGGTTTGAGGCTTCCAGGGGCATCCGTGAGAACGAGGATCGCGCGACCCCTGCCCATGAAAACCAAGAAGCGGCGGAACCGGATAGACGCAGAGTCTTCGACGGCAAGGGGGGAGGCGGCAGACGAGATCTTCCCCTGTTCGACCGAACGGTGCCCGCCCACGGCGTTTCGGGGCACCGCCGGGTGCGTTGCAGCGCGTGCCATGCACAGTGGTCCTTTCAGGACTACGGCCTGAGCGTGGTTCGGCTGGATCTCCTTTCCGGAGATGACTGGCGCGGGCTGACGGCGCAGGGAGATCCGGATCTGCAGGACGTGCTGGAAGCCCACCTCGCACAGCGGGGCGGAACGAGCCGTCCGGAATCCCTCGACCGGCTGAGCGGGCGGGTCCGCCCTGGGATCTGGTTGACGGGGTGGCGTTTCAGACGATGGGAATGGTTGCCCCTGGGCGTGGATCATGAGGGGCGGATCTGCGTGATGCGGCCGCGCCATCAGTACCTGGTGAGTTATGTGGATCGAAGCGGGCAGGTGCAGCTCGACAGTGTCCTTCCACGAAGAGGGGACGGGTCAGGCAGAGGATGGGCATTTATGCCGTACATCCCGCACACGATCGGCCCGGTTGGCCGGCCCTGCGAGGCATGCCATCTGAACCGCGTCTCGGCGGGCTTGGGGGTGGAGGCGGACCCGACCATCGACACCGTTTTGACGAAGGTCTCCGAGCCCGCGCTCAAGTGCTTCCGCCTGCTTGACCTGCGGGAGATCGAAGCGCTTATGAACCCGCCCGAGGAATGGGGCGGGATCCGCCTGAGGGCGCTCGGCTGCGGGCAGGACCTCCTGGCCCCGACAAACTCCTCCGGTCCAAGTGAAGAGGGCGGTCGGTGA
- a CDS encoding conserved hypothetical protein (Evidence 4 : Unknown function but conserved in other organisms), whose amino-acid sequence MNDLSKAAGGSSRAPARPLRAGRRLWRTAWTPLVLALFAIIIWKGLAKETGRLTGPDGCMSCHGEVTDPDPSHPPAAFGCAVCHLGNPYALDKDRAHFTMVRNPGDLSVVPKTCGQEKCHGDIALRVQNSLMATNRGILKTIQSHWLKTGEAVPAVPMGTLLGNPVDGLSVPDLMEAGAAPNLAVDHYRKMCAGCHLWKPKWDRPGEAGLRGGGCSDCHVRDAARVRLESAEGTYEHPPITTRIPSENCIKCHNRSARIGLSYAGRFESEGYGTPHEGGRLGSRALSGGRFFMNLSPDIHLSKAGMVCIDCHTAAGLMGDGKIYDRMRDQVDISCGDCHRPNLVDGAVSDDLARRLLDLNRRVPSFEGRRIGLTARGSPLYHLQAAEGRQVLYRKMDGAPVEMKVFEVRKAYHALTGHERLSCQACHSAWMPQCYGCHLEYLPSEPQRDWLTGKESDGGWYESRSYMRFSKPTLGVLKDFGRIYPATPCQVFALFGPRAEGEEAGYLRSLSLSGFDPHTTAAGARDCIACHTDPKALGLGEGVIYRREGRWAFRGISGGGPGSLTAPLPLDGFTTLGGEDSVSYRGSTRPFNGVELERILAVGLCLGCHRSYEDPIYGDFKQSKERFGREEGLPCRGGAPGGGACG is encoded by the coding sequence ATGAATGACCTGTCCAAGGCGGCCGGCGGCAGCTCCCGCGCACCGGCCCGGCCTCTCCGAGCTGGCAGGCGCCTTTGGCGCACCGCCTGGACGCCCCTCGTTTTAGCCCTGTTTGCGATCATCATCTGGAAAGGCCTTGCGAAGGAAACGGGGCGCCTCACAGGGCCTGACGGCTGCATGAGCTGCCACGGCGAAGTGACGGATCCGGACCCCTCCCACCCCCCGGCCGCTTTTGGATGTGCGGTCTGCCACCTCGGCAATCCCTATGCGCTTGACAAAGACCGGGCGCACTTCACCATGGTGCGGAACCCGGGCGATCTTTCGGTGGTCCCGAAGACCTGCGGACAGGAGAAATGCCATGGGGATATCGCCCTCAGGGTGCAGAACAGCCTGATGGCTACGAACCGGGGGATACTGAAGACCATTCAATCCCATTGGCTGAAGACGGGCGAAGCGGTCCCGGCTGTGCCGATGGGCACACTGCTCGGCAATCCTGTGGATGGCCTTTCCGTTCCGGATCTGATGGAGGCCGGTGCCGCTCCGAACCTGGCCGTCGACCACTACCGGAAGATGTGCGCCGGCTGTCATCTCTGGAAGCCGAAATGGGACCGGCCGGGTGAAGCCGGGCTGCGGGGCGGCGGCTGCAGCGACTGCCATGTCCGGGATGCCGCGAGGGTCCGCCTCGAATCGGCGGAGGGAACGTATGAGCACCCCCCCATCACCACGCGCATTCCGAGCGAGAACTGCATCAAGTGCCACAACCGCTCGGCCCGGATCGGATTGTCCTATGCCGGGCGATTCGAATCGGAGGGCTACGGGACCCCGCACGAAGGGGGGCGCCTCGGCAGCCGCGCCCTGTCCGGCGGACGCTTCTTCATGAACTTGTCTCCGGACATCCATCTGAGCAAGGCAGGGATGGTCTGCATCGACTGCCACACTGCAGCGGGGCTGATGGGGGATGGAAAGATCTACGACCGGATGCGGGACCAGGTGGATATTTCCTGCGGGGACTGCCATCGCCCGAACCTGGTCGACGGCGCCGTATCGGATGACCTGGCGCGGCGGCTCCTCGATTTGAACCGCCGGGTGCCTTCGTTCGAAGGGCGGCGCATCGGCCTCACCGCGCGGGGGAGCCCGCTTTATCACCTCCAGGCCGCCGAAGGGCGGCAGGTCCTTTATCGCAAGATGGATGGTGCGCCGGTGGAGATGAAGGTCTTTGAAGTCAGGAAGGCCTACCACGCGCTGACGGGCCACGAAAGGCTCTCCTGCCAGGCCTGCCACAGCGCCTGGATGCCGCAGTGCTACGGCTGCCACCTCGAATACCTCCCCTCCGAACCCCAGCGGGATTGGCTGACGGGGAAGGAGAGCGACGGCGGTTGGTACGAGAGCCGGTCCTACATGCGGTTCTCCAAACCGACGCTCGGTGTCTTGAAGGACTTCGGACGCATCTACCCCGCAACGCCTTGCCAGGTGTTCGCCTTGTTCGGCCCGCGCGCGGAGGGGGAAGAGGCCGGGTATTTGCGAAGCCTGAGCCTGAGCGGCTTCGACCCGCATACGACCGCCGCCGGGGCGCGCGACTGCATCGCGTGCCATACGGACCCGAAGGCCCTGGGTCTGGGGGAGGGAGTGATCTATCGGCGGGAGGGGCGATGGGCCTTCAGGGGGATATCCGGGGGCGGTCCGGGCTCTTTGACGGCCCCGCTCCCGCTCGATGGGTTCACGACCCTTGGCGGCGAGGATTCCGTATCTTATCGGGGCAGCACGCGGCCTTTCAATGGCGTGGAATTGGAGCGCATCCTCGCGGTCGGTCTTTGTTTAGGCTGCCATCGGAGCTATGAGGACCCGATTTACGGCGATTTCAAGCAGTCGAAGGAGCGCTTCGGGCGGGAGGAAGGGCTGCCGTGCAGAGGCGGGGCGCCAGGGGGCGGAGCATGCGGGTAG
- a CDS encoding Transcriptional regulator, MerR family, whose protein sequence is MGLIPDDKRYFRIGEASRIIGVEPHVLRYWEGEFPQLRPRRADSRQRTYQRKDLEVLLEIKKLLYEDKLTIEGARKRLIEGPRPPKALDEGFLAELHEELRLILKILST, encoded by the coding sequence ATGGGGCTGATCCCTGATGATAAGCGCTATTTTCGCATCGGCGAAGCCAGTCGTATCATCGGTGTGGAGCCTCACGTCCTGCGCTATTGGGAGGGTGAATTCCCGCAGCTTCGGCCACGGCGGGCCGACTCCAGACAAAGGACCTATCAAAGAAAGGATCTCGAGGTCCTGCTCGAGATCAAGAAACTGCTCTACGAAGACAAGCTCACCATAGAAGGGGCCCGCAAACGGCTGATCGAGGGCCCCCGCCCTCCTAAGGCTCTTGACGAGGGCTTCCTCGCCGAGCTTCACGAGGAGCTTCGTCTGATCCTCAAAATCCTCAGCACATGA
- the pheT gene encoding Phenylalanine--tRNA ligase beta subunit, whose amino-acid sequence MKASLNWLKEYVDISQSPEELAQILTMVGLEVEGLEPHGAGLDEIVVGRILAVWPHPGADRLSLCRVDVGGRELQIVCGAPNAAEGVFAPVALPGVRLPGGMKIKAGKIRGELSEGVLLAEDELGLTEDHTGIMELDPCEPGSRLIDVVPIVDHVLDVSITPNRPDCACIIGIAREIAAALGTTVRKPVLRAGGEGPGIESLAQVEVEDATGCPRYVAGMIRGVAVRKSPFWMRYRLLLCGMRAINNIVDVTNYVLLEMGQPLHAFDYHRLGGRRIVVRRSLEGERFATLDGESRTLSSETLMICDGNGPVAIAGIMGGLNSEIVSETEDVLIESACFDPVTIRRGSKFLGLSTEASYRFERGTDIEGTPDALWRALGLMKELGGGEVASGSLDVYPRPYQAPEIVLRVERTNRFLGSALSSESMARYLRNLEMRVETMDGDRLRVLPPAFRVDISREVDLMEEVARADGYDRIPVTVPHVRPSAERDAPEMPLGAEVRRVMIGLGFSEVITYSFVAPTSADLLGASADSPLRTFVPLLNPLTTEQSVLRTSLIPGLLGAVQTNVFQQERGLRLFEWGKVFTAREGEPLPLERLRLAAVMTGPLHEKTWYGEETPVDFYDIKGVLEAFLRGFGLGDCRFDRPDDAFPGFDPRVCAVVTCGEDRFGVIGKVDKRAMVALDIEREEVYGFDLDAEALARHADRRRLFRPLAKFPAVYRDISMIFDSDVESARVLDIIRASAGKWVESVRIFDLYEGEKMPPGKKALAVRVCYRSDKKTLDGAAVNALHEKVIAAIGQGTGGRLKEG is encoded by the coding sequence ATGAAAGCAAGCCTGAATTGGTTAAAAGAATACGTTGATATCTCTCAGAGCCCCGAAGAGCTGGCCCAAATCCTGACGATGGTCGGCCTGGAGGTCGAGGGATTGGAGCCGCACGGGGCGGGACTGGATGAAATCGTCGTCGGGCGCATCCTTGCTGTCTGGCCGCATCCAGGGGCGGACCGGCTCTCCCTTTGCCGAGTGGATGTGGGGGGCCGTGAGCTGCAAATCGTCTGTGGCGCCCCGAATGCAGCCGAGGGTGTGTTTGCGCCCGTGGCCTTGCCGGGTGTTCGACTGCCGGGCGGTATGAAGATCAAGGCGGGCAAGATCCGCGGCGAGCTGTCCGAGGGCGTGCTGCTGGCCGAGGACGAACTGGGCTTGACCGAAGACCACACCGGGATCATGGAACTGGATCCCTGCGAGCCAGGCAGCCGGTTGATCGATGTCGTGCCGATCGTCGATCATGTTCTGGATGTCAGCATCACACCGAACCGTCCGGACTGCGCCTGCATCATTGGAATCGCCCGCGAGATCGCGGCCGCCTTGGGGACGACGGTTCGGAAACCCGTGCTGCGTGCAGGCGGCGAAGGCCCCGGGATCGAGTCTCTGGCGCAGGTTGAGGTTGAGGACGCTACAGGCTGCCCACGGTACGTCGCCGGGATGATCCGGGGGGTGGCTGTGCGCAAATCGCCTTTCTGGATGCGCTATCGGCTGTTGCTTTGCGGAATGCGCGCCATCAACAACATCGTCGATGTGACCAATTATGTCCTGCTCGAGATGGGGCAGCCTCTGCACGCCTTCGATTACCACAGGCTCGGCGGCCGCCGCATCGTCGTCCGGCGGAGCCTGGAGGGGGAGCGCTTCGCTACGCTCGACGGCGAATCCCGCACGCTCAGCTCGGAGACGCTGATGATCTGCGACGGAAACGGGCCGGTGGCCATTGCGGGCATCATGGGCGGTCTGAATTCTGAAATCGTCTCCGAGACGGAGGACGTCCTCATCGAAAGCGCCTGCTTCGATCCGGTCACCATCCGGCGCGGGTCCAAGTTTCTGGGGCTGTCGACCGAGGCCTCTTACCGCTTCGAGCGGGGGACGGATATTGAAGGCACCCCCGATGCGCTCTGGCGTGCCCTGGGGCTCATGAAGGAGCTCGGCGGAGGCGAAGTGGCATCCGGATCCCTGGACGTCTACCCCCGGCCCTACCAAGCCCCCGAGATCGTGCTGAGGGTGGAACGGACCAACCGATTTTTAGGCTCGGCGCTGTCGAGCGAGAGTATGGCGCGTTATCTCCGGAACCTGGAGATGCGGGTCGAGACGATGGACGGTGACCGTTTGCGTGTGCTGCCGCCGGCCTTCCGCGTGGATATCTCGCGGGAGGTCGATCTGATGGAGGAGGTGGCGCGCGCCGACGGCTATGACCGGATCCCGGTGACCGTTCCCCACGTCCGCCCTTCCGCGGAGCGCGATGCCCCGGAAATGCCTCTGGGGGCCGAGGTGCGCCGCGTCATGATCGGGCTCGGCTTCAGCGAAGTCATCACCTACAGTTTTGTGGCGCCGACCTCGGCCGACCTGCTGGGCGCTTCGGCAGACAGCCCGCTCAGGACCTTTGTTCCACTTCTCAACCCCCTGACGACCGAGCAGTCGGTTTTGAGGACCTCCCTGATCCCCGGGCTGCTGGGCGCCGTTCAAACCAATGTCTTTCAGCAGGAAAGAGGACTCCGGCTCTTCGAGTGGGGGAAGGTCTTTACCGCCAGGGAAGGAGAGCCGCTGCCGCTCGAGCGTCTGCGTTTGGCTGCCGTCATGACAGGGCCGCTCCACGAAAAGACCTGGTATGGCGAGGAAACGCCCGTCGATTTTTACGATATCAAGGGCGTGCTGGAGGCGTTCTTGCGGGGATTCGGGCTGGGGGACTGCCGCTTCGACCGTCCGGATGATGCTTTTCCAGGGTTCGACCCCCGGGTCTGCGCCGTCGTCACCTGCGGCGAAGACAGGTTTGGGGTCATTGGCAAGGTGGACAAACGCGCCATGGTGGCACTGGATATCGAGCGCGAAGAGGTCTATGGCTTCGATCTGGATGCGGAGGCCCTTGCGAGGCATGCGGACCGCCGCCGGCTCTTCCGGCCGCTCGCCAAGTTTCCGGCCGTTTACCGGGACATCTCGATGATCTTCGACTCCGATGTGGAGAGTGCAAGGGTGCTTGACATCATCCGCGCATCCGCGGGAAAATGGGTCGAGTCCGTCAGGATCTTCGACCTCTACGAGGGGGAGAAGATGCCGCCCGGCAAGAAGGCCCTGGCTGTCAGGGTCTGCTACCGCTCCGATAAGAAGACGCTGGACGGCGCAGCGGTGAATGCCTTGCACGAAAAGGTGATTGCAGCCATCGGTCAGGGGACGGGGGGAAGACTCAAGGAGGGCTAG